The Candidatus Flexicrinis proximus sequence TCCATGGTGAGCCCAATCCCAATTATGTGCCGTACCGGCCATGGATCCGGCACGACAAGGCGGAGCGCAGCGCGCCGGTGCCGACCTATTCCGGCTTGGTGTTTACGGATGATCTGCCCGGCGCGCCGCACAAGCGGCTTTCGACGGTCTGGAATACGGATGCCGGGAAGTACCAGTACCAGCTTTCAAAGTATCCGTACCGCTCCAATATCTGGAATATTCGCGCCTTTATCCTCGACGAACTAATCGACGAGCTGCTGCTGGAACGTCTAAAAGCAACAACCGTCAATAAGGCAGCATGGGAAACCGCATTAGCCGGTCTGGAGAACATCGATCAGGCGGAAGTGCGGCGCATTAAGACGGCCGTCCGTCAGGCAGAAACGTCGAAGGACAACATCATTGCCAGCCTGAGCTTTATGACGAATCCGGAGATGGTCACCCGCGCTGAAGCGAATTATGAAGCGGCCGACCGGGCGATTGCGGACCTGCGGGCCGAATTGCAGCATATTCAATCGGGCAAACGGAACCTGCAAACACTGGCGGATGCCCGTCCGGTCCTGGAGACGGTGATTTCCCGCTGGGAGCAAATTCCCGTGCTGGAGCGGCGCAGCTTGTTCGAGTCGTTCGCCCGTTACATCAATGTGAGCAAAGTGACTCGCAAGACCAAGACGATTACCGTCCACTGGCGTGATGGAACGACCAGCACGTGCAGCACGACGCACAAGAGCCTCGGCTATTTCTGGGAAGATGAAGCGCTTGAGAAGCTGCGCCAAATGATCGATAGCCATGTCGATCAATGGAAAATACTGCGCGCGTTCCCTGATTACTCCTGGCGTGCGCTGCAGGAGCGCTATGCTTACAAATACGGGAACGGAACCTATCCTCAGCATTATTCCGGAAAGAAAACCTATCCCCGCAACACACGCTGGCAAGATACGGCGGAATTTGAGGCGGGATTTAGCGCGTCACAACCCACGGCCATTGGTTACTCCACTGATCCACACAAATGAGCTTCTTGCGCCGCGTGCGGAAGGTCTTGGCCGCCTCGATCAGGAAATCGAGCAGCGACGGGTGGCGCATCAGCCGGTAGACCTCGTCTACCGCGATGACGCGCGGCTGCT is a genomic window containing:
- a CDS encoding recombinase family protein; protein product: MPRPLKRPEQPIDPYKAQPLPLGRPAAVYYRQSSEGQIGNISTTLQTIDMIEHLLHQGWVRENIHMIDMDAGVSGTKKIRERKGMSLLYDLIESGDLGLVAAQDVDRFFRDVTMIETNIFIDACKRNNVQVMTPRMVFDFTHPVMGSAHIRMFREEAQRAADYLEFQIRGRLVKARHSRSSGGMWAGRKILPGFMVDCRDKVDGQRNLEFRKYKRFDLYAAITLRYFEIFRETNGNLSQTWLQIDREGPCYPDLTEELLPAGFKATDHLTRRSRFTGGLTPSQAGLSAMLVNVAYIGHWIHMGAIVQWNNHEAIIPLELFMYAFNRLSPTDFHGEPNPNYVPYRPWIRHDKAERSAPVPTYSGLVFTDDLPGAPHKRLSTVWNTDAGKYQYQLSKYPYRSNIWNIRAFILDELIDELLLERLKATTVNKAAWETALAGLENIDQAEVRRIKTAVRQAETSKDNIIASLSFMTNPEMVTRAEANYEAADRAIADLRAELQHIQSGKRNLQTLADARPVLETVISRWEQIPVLERRSLFESFARYINVSKVTRKTKTITVHWRDGTTSTCSTTHKSLGYFWEDEALEKLRQMIDSHVDQWKILRAFPDYSWRALQERYAYKYGNGTYPQHYSGKKTYPRNTRWQDTAEFEAGFSASQPTAIGYSTDPHK